A genomic stretch from Malus domestica chromosome 15, GDT2T_hap1 includes:
- the LOC139191883 gene encoding uncharacterized protein has protein sequence MYFNSSSTSSSTGVGIVIQSPNHDRWYFSLKLDFDCTNNQAEYEALIIGLGLLHDLRATRALVLGDSELVINQLNGSFRCMSCTLAPYHMVASYLAESFDGITFEHISRIHNTDADELAQITSGAQLLGGKLGREIPVLRQLYPALVNQQILRRDNVIRTKVMSLPSLLDRQDSIEVCDVEAIPDDWRKSIMQYLDNPNGKHSRKTRVHATNYVMYQYELYRKGEDRLLLLCLGPQEGAQAITEVHEGIYGAHQSGWKMRWLLRRHGYFWPRILKDCIEFAQGCIQGQIHGPIQRVPAESLHLVIKPWPFRGWAMDVIGKITPSSGPVKHAWIIVATDYFTKWVEAKSYAKLTSKEVCNFVEEHIMTRFGVPETIITDNGTIFTAERFKEYTANLKIRLEQSTPYYPQANGQAEFLKKYYLVTWEMRE, from the coding sequence ATGTATTTTAATAGTTCCAGTACTTCGTCCTCGACCGGCGTtggcatcgtcattcaatctcctaaccacgatcgttggtatttttcgctcaagttggatttcgactgcaccaataatcaggccgaatacgaagcccttatcATCGGCCTTGGCCTCCTTCATGACTTGCGGGCCACCCGTGCCCTCGTCCTCGGCGATTctgaacttgtgattaaccaacttaatgggtctttccgctgcatgagttgtactttgGCACCataccacatggttgccagctatttggccgagtccttcGACGGTATTACGTTCGAGCATATTTCCCGGATCCATAATACTGACGCAGACGAGTTAGCTCAAATCAcctccggtgcacaactcctggggggcaagctaggccgagaGATACCGGTGTTACGACagttatacccggccttggttaaccAGCAAATCCTCCGACGTGACAACGTGATACGCACCAAggtcatgtccttaccttcaTTGTTAGATCGACAAGACTCTATAGAGGTTTGTGATGTCGAGGcaataccagatgattggagaaagtccattatgcagtaccttgacaatcccaatggcaaacatagtcgcaagacacgagttcacgccacgaactatgtcatgTATCAATATGAGTTATACCGGAAAGGCGAGGATCGACTGCTACtactatgcctcggcccccaagagggTGCTCAGGCGATcacagaagtacatgaagggATTTACGGAGCTCATCAATCCGGAtggaaaatgcgatggctacttcgacgacacggctatttttggccaagaatactaaaggattgtatcgagtttgcacaaGGATGCATACAGGGCCAGATTcacgggcctatacaaagggtcccggccgaatcgtTGCATTTGGTCATTAAaccatggccgtttagaggatgggccatggacgtaatcggcaaaattaCACCATCTTCCGGGCCTGTCAAGCACGCATGGATAATAGTAGCAaccgattactttactaagtgggtcgaagcgaaATCTTATGCCAAgctaacatctaaagaagtttgcaaCTTTGTGGAGGAACACATTATGACCAGATTTGGCgtgccagaaacgatcataactgacAATGGCACAATCTTTACAGCCGAGAGGTTTAAAGAGTATACagcaaatttgaaaattcggctcgaacagtctacaccgtattatccacaagcaaatgggcaggccgag